AGCTTCATAAAGTCGCTGTAAAATTCGAGAGGCAACAATCCCTCGACCCCTAATAATTACGGTTCCCCCTGATTGTTCTAACTTCTCATAAATATAGTCATGATTTTCATAGGCATTCACAACGGTTTTAAAATCTTTAGTTTGTTCTCGATAAGCTTGTAAATCCGGGAGAAATTGAATGGCTGGATAGCCTGTGGCAATCTGAACATATCTAGCGAGGATAAAGCCATGGTCTCGACGATTTTCGGTAGAACGGGAATAGGCGATCGCATAACGGCCATCGGTCATTTTCCGAATACTTTTGACTCGTCCATAACGATACATTTGTGACCACTGAATTCGATGCGCTTCTCGATCAATTGAATTAAAAACATCTCCTGAACGGGGGGTATAGGTTTCGGCAAAGGTAGGTTCTGCAAACACTTGCCACAGCAGTTTTAAGGCTGTTAAAAATTGCCCTTGTCTGGCTTCTGTATAAGCTTCGCGTAAGGCATAACTCGGCCATCCCCAAATATTATCGGGACAAGAATCAGAGTTTGAGCGTAACCGTTCCTGGGGAGGGATTTGAGAATTTAAACACAATTGTTGATAATGGGTATAGGGTTTATTATCTATCCCTAATGCGATAATTTGATTCGATTTAATCCCAGAAATTCTTAATAAATCTACCCAGATAAAACTTCCTAATCCTGCCCCAATCGTGAGATAATCGATTTCATCCGTTGGTAATCCTAGGGTTTGTAATTGTTGTACAGAAATTTGTAAGGAATTTACAAAAGATTGAGGCGGGAAATTTTCTCGATTTGCTGATGAAACCGTGGAAGATGAGAGATCAGTATCCGGTAATTTCGTAGGCGGAGAAAACGAAATTTGAGATTGGTTTTGGGGGAGAGTGTTAAAAGAATTGGTGACTAAAGAAAGGGTAATATTATAGTGAGCAATTTGTAAGAGATCTCCATCTTGAAGCACACAACGGGTTTGAGGAATTCCATTGACTAAAATTCCATTACGGCTTCCCGTATCCGTTAACATTAACGTTCCGTTTTCCCAGGTAATTAACCCATGAAAACGGGACACTCTTTCGCCATTTAAAACAAGACGAGAAACTCGTTCTCCATTAACCGTAGAAGGCATTCGTTCAAAAACCCGTCCTAATGCGATGGGAGGCGTTAGAACTGGGGTTCGCCATTCTCCTGTTTCTAAGTTTTGCCAACTCAGTCGAATTTGCATCCGTTTTTTAGTTTCGATTTCGAGGGTTATAGTTTAATGTTCAGTGGATAAAACCACGCTAATTGCTGAGGCTAACGACGTTCCACACCAAGGACACCCTGAATTTAACTGTTGATAAGAGGAAACGTGATCACATTTGGGACACTGTAAACCATATTGTACAGGATTTGGATAAAAAATTGCTTGAGAGTTTGGTTCATTTGGGGAAAATAATTGGGTTGGGGGAATTAAAAAAGGTTCTAAAGAAACTGCGGTAACTTCCAGTTGTTGCTGTCCTAATTGGATATGGCTGCCGAGGCTTAAAAGAACTTCACCCGTTATTAACTTTTGATAATTAATTAAAGGAGGATTTGTATCTCGTAGATTTTTCAAATAGAAATTCTGTTTAGCTTGATTAAAATAAATTTCAATATGTAATCCTGATACCGTTGGATGGGATAATACAATATCGCAACGTGTTGGATCTCGTCCAATGCGAACCATTCCCGGATGTTGGGTGGGGTATTGATCATTCAGGGTTCGGGTACAGGACTGACCTGCTTCTGTCCAAGTTAGGGTTAATTCGTTCATGGGGATTAATCATTAAAATAACGATTTCTATTTCGGTTGACTGAATGAGATTTCGGGTTATTCTTAATTTTCAATTTTATCCTAGTTGGCTGATTCAAGGTATCTTGTTCATAAAAAATAATGTAAAATATTATTATCAGGGTTTGATTCTAATCAATTAATAGAGGAAGAAAGCGATCAGAATTTGCCCCTAAAGCCAATTTTATTAATGTATTTAATTTTAATTTTACCTGTTATGAATAAACTATTAATTACAGGAGCAAGCGGTTTTTTGGGATGGCATCTTTGCCAACTGGCTCAAGCTCAATGGCAAGTTTATGGAATTACCCATTCTAAAACTATTAATATTCCTAATAT
The genomic region above belongs to Planktothrix tepida PCC 9214 and contains:
- a CDS encoding FHA domain-containing protein encodes the protein MQIRLSWQNLETGEWRTPVLTPPIALGRVFERMPSTVNGERVSRLVLNGERVSRFHGLITWENGTLMLTDTGSRNGILVNGIPQTRCVLQDGDLLQIAHYNITLSLVTNSFNTLPQNQSQISFSPPTKLPDTDLSSSTVSSANRENFPPQSFVNSLQISVQQLQTLGLPTDEIDYLTIGAGLGSFIWVDLLRISGIKSNQIIALGIDNKPYTHYQQLCLNSQIPPQERLRSNSDSCPDNIWGWPSYALREAYTEARQGQFLTALKLLWQVFAEPTFAETYTPRSGDVFNSIDREAHRIQWSQMYRYGRVKSIRKMTDGRYAIAYSRSTENRRDHGFILARYVQIATGYPAIQFLPDLQAYREQTKDFKTVVNAYENHDYIYEKLEQSGGTVIIRGRGIVASRILQRLYEARQKNSQIQILHLMRSPKAQGNQFEKAKRTVENHFEFQPFNWPKSCWGGDLRQQLEAANPQARLKLLEQWGGTTTAPRKDWQNIVNQGLRQGWYRITFGTVERVEPTPQGRTLTTIREHGLNANLQLEADFIIDATGLDAKVNTNPFLNDLVTHYNLPLNTLGRLSVANDFELVEMRNSNSSGEGFGGRMYAVGAITLGGPYAAVDSFLGLQYAALVSVENLASLSTPSLRKLTGWHSLWQWFKWVNNQPPN
- a CDS encoding FHA domain-containing protein, with the protein product MNELTLTWTEAGQSCTRTLNDQYPTQHPGMVRIGRDPTRCDIVLSHPTVSGLHIEIYFNQAKQNFYLKNLRDTNPPLINYQKLITGEVLLSLGSHIQLGQQQLEVTAVSLEPFLIPPTQLFSPNEPNSQAIFYPNPVQYGLQCPKCDHVSSYQQLNSGCPWCGTSLASAISVVLSTEH